Proteins encoded in a region of the Dreissena polymorpha isolate Duluth1 chromosome 6, UMN_Dpol_1.0, whole genome shotgun sequence genome:
- the LOC127834849 gene encoding carbonic anhydrase 2-like isoform X2, protein MWRTFMFKPQVNEQLGMKLSTYLILVHMLVSGRVWASDWGYTEENGPHTWQNNYPIAVKGRRQSPINIVSRNAKYDSDLTFLSIAYTPEDYVELKNNGHSIECQITKTGYLTGGPLGNQEFKLAQFHLHWGADDTRGSEHTIDGKQFAAELHLVHWNTKYDSFAEAANMSDGLAVLGIMIQSGEEHPFFSVVSDNVYGLIQPGSMVTIPSSLDPIDLLPANIDDYWTYEGSLTTPPLYESVQWIVFKEAVAFSSNQLDALRSLIDSDGNPMQDNFRPPQPLKGRHVRASFQ, encoded by the exons ATGTGGAGAACATTTATGTTTAAGCCACAAGTCAACGAACAATTGGGAATGAAGTTGTCAACGTACCTG ATTTTAGTGCATATGCTTGTTTCCGGCAGAGTTTGGGCGTCtg ACTGGGGATACACGGAGGAAAATG GGCCCCATACCTGGCAAAATAATTATCCGATCGCCGTGAAGGGCCGCCGTCAATCACCGATCAATATCGTTTCGCGAAATGCGAAGTACGACTCTGATCTCACCTTCCTTAGCATCGCCTACACACCGGAAGACTATGTTGAGCTGAAGAATAACGGACACAGCATTGAGTGTCAGATCACCAAGACCGGGT ATTTGACTGGTGGTCCCCTTGGCAACCAAGAATTCAAGTTGGCACAGTTCCATCTGCACTGGGGAGCAGACGACACACGGGGATCGGAGCATACGATTGACGGAAAGCAGTTCGCCGCAGAG CTTCACCTCGTCCACTGGAACACTAAGTATGACAGCTTCGCGGAGGCTGCGAACATGAGCGACGGACTCGCCGTTCTCGGCATTATGATCCAG TCTGGCGAGGAGCATCCCTTCTTCTCCGTCGTGTCGGACAACGTATACGGTTTGATTCAACCCGGTAGCATGGTGACCATCCCCAGCTCCCTCGACCCTATCGACCTGTTGCCAG CCAACATCGACGACTACTGGACGTACGAGGGCTCTCTCACAACACCGCCCCTCTATGAAAGTGTCCAGTGGATTGTCTTCAAAGAAGCCGTGGCGTTCTCTTCCAATCAG CTGGACGCTCTTCGGAGTCTCATTGATTCAGACGGCAACCCCATGCAGGACAACTTCCGGCCTCCCCAACCACTTAAAGGGAGACACGTCAGGGCCTCCTTTCAATGA
- the LOC127834849 gene encoding carbonic anhydrase 2-like isoform X3, translated as MKLSTYLILVHMLVSGRVWASDWGYTEENGPHTWQNNYPIAVKGRRQSPINIVSRNAKYDSDLTFLSIAYTPEDYVELKNNGHSIECQITKTGYLTGGPLGNQEFKLAQFHLHWGADDTRGSEHTIDGKQFAAELHLVHWNTKYDSFAEAANMSDGLAVLGIMIQSGEEHPFFSVVSDNVYGLIQPGSMVTIPSSLDPIDLLPANIDDYWTYEGSLTTPPLYESVQWIVFKEAVAFSSNQLDALRSLIDSDGNPMQDNFRPPQPLKGRHVRASFQ; from the exons ATGAAGTTGTCAACGTACCTG ATTTTAGTGCATATGCTTGTTTCCGGCAGAGTTTGGGCGTCtg ACTGGGGATACACGGAGGAAAATG GGCCCCATACCTGGCAAAATAATTATCCGATCGCCGTGAAGGGCCGCCGTCAATCACCGATCAATATCGTTTCGCGAAATGCGAAGTACGACTCTGATCTCACCTTCCTTAGCATCGCCTACACACCGGAAGACTATGTTGAGCTGAAGAATAACGGACACAGCATTGAGTGTCAGATCACCAAGACCGGGT ATTTGACTGGTGGTCCCCTTGGCAACCAAGAATTCAAGTTGGCACAGTTCCATCTGCACTGGGGAGCAGACGACACACGGGGATCGGAGCATACGATTGACGGAAAGCAGTTCGCCGCAGAG CTTCACCTCGTCCACTGGAACACTAAGTATGACAGCTTCGCGGAGGCTGCGAACATGAGCGACGGACTCGCCGTTCTCGGCATTATGATCCAG TCTGGCGAGGAGCATCCCTTCTTCTCCGTCGTGTCGGACAACGTATACGGTTTGATTCAACCCGGTAGCATGGTGACCATCCCCAGCTCCCTCGACCCTATCGACCTGTTGCCAG CCAACATCGACGACTACTGGACGTACGAGGGCTCTCTCACAACACCGCCCCTCTATGAAAGTGTCCAGTGGATTGTCTTCAAAGAAGCCGTGGCGTTCTCTTCCAATCAG CTGGACGCTCTTCGGAGTCTCATTGATTCAGACGGCAACCCCATGCAGGACAACTTCCGGCCTCCCCAACCACTTAAAGGGAGACACGTCAGGGCCTCCTTTCAATGA
- the LOC127834849 gene encoding carbonic anhydrase 2-like isoform X1: MLLLFYCYKNWIRPNVVVEPQVNEQLGMKLSTYLILVHMLVSGRVWASDWGYTEENGPHTWQNNYPIAVKGRRQSPINIVSRNAKYDSDLTFLSIAYTPEDYVELKNNGHSIECQITKTGYLTGGPLGNQEFKLAQFHLHWGADDTRGSEHTIDGKQFAAELHLVHWNTKYDSFAEAANMSDGLAVLGIMIQSGEEHPFFSVVSDNVYGLIQPGSMVTIPSSLDPIDLLPANIDDYWTYEGSLTTPPLYESVQWIVFKEAVAFSSNQLDALRSLIDSDGNPMQDNFRPPQPLKGRHVRASFQ; the protein is encoded by the exons atgttgttgctattttattgttataaaaattggattaggCCTAACGTCGTCGTTGAG CCACAAGTCAACGAACAATTGGGAATGAAGTTGTCAACGTACCTG ATTTTAGTGCATATGCTTGTTTCCGGCAGAGTTTGGGCGTCtg ACTGGGGATACACGGAGGAAAATG GGCCCCATACCTGGCAAAATAATTATCCGATCGCCGTGAAGGGCCGCCGTCAATCACCGATCAATATCGTTTCGCGAAATGCGAAGTACGACTCTGATCTCACCTTCCTTAGCATCGCCTACACACCGGAAGACTATGTTGAGCTGAAGAATAACGGACACAGCATTGAGTGTCAGATCACCAAGACCGGGT ATTTGACTGGTGGTCCCCTTGGCAACCAAGAATTCAAGTTGGCACAGTTCCATCTGCACTGGGGAGCAGACGACACACGGGGATCGGAGCATACGATTGACGGAAAGCAGTTCGCCGCAGAG CTTCACCTCGTCCACTGGAACACTAAGTATGACAGCTTCGCGGAGGCTGCGAACATGAGCGACGGACTCGCCGTTCTCGGCATTATGATCCAG TCTGGCGAGGAGCATCCCTTCTTCTCCGTCGTGTCGGACAACGTATACGGTTTGATTCAACCCGGTAGCATGGTGACCATCCCCAGCTCCCTCGACCCTATCGACCTGTTGCCAG CCAACATCGACGACTACTGGACGTACGAGGGCTCTCTCACAACACCGCCCCTCTATGAAAGTGTCCAGTGGATTGTCTTCAAAGAAGCCGTGGCGTTCTCTTCCAATCAG CTGGACGCTCTTCGGAGTCTCATTGATTCAGACGGCAACCCCATGCAGGACAACTTCCGGCCTCCCCAACCACTTAAAGGGAGACACGTCAGGGCCTCCTTTCAATGA
- the LOC127834849 gene encoding carbonic anhydrase 2-like isoform X4 gives MLLLFYCYKNWIRPNVVVEPQVNEQLGMKLSTYLILVHMLVSGRVWASDWGYTEENGPHTWQNNYPIAVKGRRQSPINIVSRNAKYDSDLTFLSIAYTPEDYVELKNNGHSIECQITKTGYLTGGPLGNQEFKLAQFHLHWGADDTRGSEHTIDGKQFAAELHLVHWNTKYDSFAEAANMSDGLAVLGIMIQVAGSARLAVWRGASLLLRRVGQRIRFDSTR, from the exons atgttgttgctattttattgttataaaaattggattaggCCTAACGTCGTCGTTGAG CCACAAGTCAACGAACAATTGGGAATGAAGTTGTCAACGTACCTG ATTTTAGTGCATATGCTTGTTTCCGGCAGAGTTTGGGCGTCtg ACTGGGGATACACGGAGGAAAATG GGCCCCATACCTGGCAAAATAATTATCCGATCGCCGTGAAGGGCCGCCGTCAATCACCGATCAATATCGTTTCGCGAAATGCGAAGTACGACTCTGATCTCACCTTCCTTAGCATCGCCTACACACCGGAAGACTATGTTGAGCTGAAGAATAACGGACACAGCATTGAGTGTCAGATCACCAAGACCGGGT ATTTGACTGGTGGTCCCCTTGGCAACCAAGAATTCAAGTTGGCACAGTTCCATCTGCACTGGGGAGCAGACGACACACGGGGATCGGAGCATACGATTGACGGAAAGCAGTTCGCCGCAGAG CTTCACCTCGTCCACTGGAACACTAAGTATGACAGCTTCGCGGAGGCTGCGAACATGAGCGACGGACTCGCCGTTCTCGGCATTATGATCCAGGTGGCAGGAAGCGCCCGACTAGCCG TCTGGCGAGGAGCATCCCTTCTTCTCCGTCGTGTCGGACAACGTATACGGTTTGATTCAACCCGGTAG